In Salinibaculum sp. SYNS191, the genomic window CGCGCTCCTGGAGCGTCCGCAGGTGCGCGAGTACGTTGCTCGGCGACCGGTCCAGCGCCTCTGCCAGTTCCGTAATCGTCATCGGCCCCTCGTTCGTCAGCGCCATGACGAGGTCCAGGGAAGCCCCGACCGACTGTATCTTGCTGTGCCCGCCGTCCCCCGGTCTATCGCTCATGTGCCACCATTCTCCCGGGGACTAATCAGCGTACCGCCGGACCGGCGGTCACACACGCCCGCCGACCTCCCACTCTGTCGGCGTCCCCTGCTGTTCTCTCATACAAAAACGCTACTGTCTCCAGGTCAACTGCTCCTTCCCGCCCGACGGCAGTGTGCTCTTTTCCAGACAGAACTTTCTCTATTAGAGAACTACTATATTCCGACGAACCGCCATCTCGTGCCCTCTCTTTCGTATTATCGAGACTCGACTTGCCTTCCCGTGTGGGCTGTCGACACCCAGGACTGGCTCTTGCGCTCTCTGACTCTCCTCTCGTGGACATCGACTCTCGGAGGTGCGATAGTCGACATTCGGTTCTCTGATACAGAATCTATAAGGAAAGTGTATTATATACTCTCGGCGACCCGGGACCCACACCCGACGAGAACGGCAGACAGGGGCGCTCTGGACTCTCTATCGGCTCGTCGCTGCCGGCGCGGCCGGAGAAAATATTGCAATGCCGACAAAATTTTTAATTACCCGGTCAGACTGTACCCACTACGGATGAACGTAATCCCCGACCTAGAGGCACGAGTAGGCGACCCGCTGTCTGTCGCTCTCATCGGGCCCGGCGTGTACGGTTCACACCTCGCGTACCAGATCGAGCAGACACCCGGGGTCCGCCCGACGGTCCTGGCGGACCTCGACCTGGACAAGGCGACGGAGACGTTCCGGACCGCCGGCGTCCCCGACGAGGACGTCGCCGTCGAGGAGTCCGCTGCGGGCGTCCGGGACGCGCTCGCGGCGGAGATGCGGGTCGCGACGACCGACGGCGTCGCGGCAGCCGGCGCGCCCGTCGACGTCGTCATCGAGACGACCGGCGACGCGGCGGCGGCCGCACGCCACGCGTGGGAGGCCATCGACGCGGGCAACGACGTCGTGATGGTGAGCGTGGAGGTGGACGCGACGGTCGGGCCGTTGCTCTCGCGCTTTGCCGCCCACCGCGGCGTGACGTACTCGATGGCCTACGGGGACGAACCGGCACAGGTCGTCGAACTCTGTGACTGGGCGCGCACGCAGGGACTCGACATCGTCGCCGCCGGCCAGGGGACCGAACTGACGTTCAAACCCCACGCGACGCAGGAGGACTCGCTGGAGCGGTACGACCTGCCCGAGTCGTTCATCGAGAACAGCCAGCCGGACGCCCGGATGTACAACACGTTCCTCGACGGCACGAAGGTCGCAGTCGAACTCTCCGCCGCGGCGAACGCGCTCGGGTTCCCGCCGGACACGGACGGCATCCACATGCCCGAGACGGACCGGGACGGCCTCCTCGAAACGCTCCGGCCGGTCGAGGACGGCGGCGTGCTCGACCGCACCGGCGTCATCGACTCTGTGACGCCGACGGGCGACAACCCCAGTGCCTTCGTGGTGACGGAGGCGACCAACGAGGCGACGCAGGCGTACTTACAACAGCGCTACAACATCAACACGGCCAGCGACGGCCGGTACCAGATCTTCCACCGGCCGTACCACCTCCCCCAGGAGACGATGGTCAGCGTCGCGATGGCGGCGCTGCACGACCGGCCGACCGGCGTCGTAACCGAGCAGACGACGGAGGTCGTCGCCGCGGCCAAGCGGGACCTCGAACCCGGCGAGACCATCGTCGGCGGCGGCGGCGACACCATCTACGGCCGCCTCCAGGACGCGACCGTCGCCGCGGAGGCCGACCTCGTGCCCTTCGAACTGCTCGCCGGTGCCGAGGTCGAGCGTCCGATTCGCACCGACCAGCCCATCGCCGCGGACGACGTCTCCCTGGACACCGACTCCGTGCTCTATCACCTCCGCCAGCTACAGGACTCGCTGCTCGGCTAGTGGCCGCGGCCGACCGACCGTCGGCTGCTCCGGTTCGACCGCTCGCGCCGATTCCCACCGATTAATCCTTATAAATACTGTGCCATGTTCACGTGTGTCTTTGAGTGGCAAACGTGGATATGTCCGTCCCCGCGTCCTCGTTCCGCGTCCGGACGGACCAGACCGCGGTTGCGAGCCCGGACCGGCCGCCCGACGGTGACCGGTGGACGGCCATATCCCCCCGAAGAACTAAACAGGCCCTCACAGTAAGAGCGTCTATGGTGGAGACACCCGAGACCAATCACTACATCGACGGAGCGTGGCGAGCGGGCTCGCCAGAGATAGACGTACTGAATCCGGCGACAGAGGACGTCGTCGCGACGATTCCGGACGCCGACGAGGATGTCGTCGCCGAGGCGCTGGCCGCGGCCCAGGCGGCACAGGACGAGTGGGGCGCGACGCCCGGCGTCGAGCGCGCCGAGGTCATCCGCGACATCGGGTCGGTCATCGAGGACCACGTCGGCGACATCGGCGACGTGCTGATGGCCGAACAGGGCAAGCCCAAGTCCGCCGCGGACGGCGAAGTGACGGGCACGCTCACCCTGGCCGACTACGCGGCGGGGTGGGGCCGGCGCATCGAGGGCGACATCGTCCCGAGCGACAACCGCGAGGAGCAGATTCAGCTCCAGCGCCACCCGATGGGCGTCGTCGCCGCCATCGTCCCCTGGAACTACCCCATCGCCGTCCTCATGCGGAAGATTCTCCCGGCGCTCATCGCCGGCAACGCCGTCGTCGTCAAACCCAGTTCGACCACGCCGCTGTCGGCGATTCGCGTCTTCGAACTGCTGGACGAGGAACTGGACCTCCCCGACGGCCTGCTCAACCTCGTCCTCGGCGGGAGCGACGTCGGCGACGCGCTGGTCACCTCCCGCGACACCGACATGGTGACGATGACCGGCTCCACGCGCGTCGGCAAGGTCATCATGGAGGCCGCGGCGGAGAACCTCACGCCCGTCTCGCTCGAACTCGGCGGGAAGGCCCCCGCCATCGTCGCCGCCGACGCCGACCTCGACGCGGCCGTCGAGGACATCCTGACCGCACGCATCACCAACGCCGGGCAGGTCTGTACCTGCGCCGAGCGCGTGTTCGTCCACGAGGACGTCGCCGAGGAGTTCACCGAGAAGTACGTCGCCGCGACCGAGGCCCTCGACCTCGGCGCGCCCGAGAGCGACCCCGACATGGGCCCGCAGGTCACTCGGGGGGAACTCGACTGGACGCACTCCTCTGTCGAGTCCGCGGTCGACAGCGGCGCGACGCTGCTGGCCGGCGGTGAACCGCCGAGCGGCAGCGACTTCGAGACCGGCTTCTGGTACGCCCCGACCGTGCTCGGCGACGTCGACCCGTCGATGGACGTCGTCGAGGAGGAGGTGTTCGGTCCCGTCACGCCCATCGTCACCGTCGACTCCGTCGAGCAGGCCGTCGAGTACGCCAACCGGTCGCGCTACGGGCTCTCCTCGTACGTCTTCACCGAGGACTACCGGACGGCGATGAAGACCGTCCAGGACCTGGACTACGGCGAAACCTACGTCAACCGGACGCTCGGCGAGGCCTGGCAGGGCCACCACATCGGCTGGAACGAATCGGGCATGGGCGGCGACGACGGCAAGTACGGCGTCCTGAAGTACACCCAGATAAAGAGCGTCTACTACGACTACAGCTGACGACCCCGCCTCCCGGTGGCGGTTCTCCCCGCTCCGGCAAAGAATAAAGTGTCCATGCGTCGAGCGTCACGGTGTTGGAGCATTCGACAGACATGGAAATCACTGGCATCAACTCCTACCACATCGACTACGAGATGGCGGCCCCGTTCGAGCCGTCCTGGTATCCGGGGTTCGAACAGCACGTCCACAAGGTACAGCTCTACGAGGTGGAGACGGACGCGGGCATCAGCGGCATCACGTCCGTCACCGGGGACGCCTCCCGCGTGGACTCGCTCGACCTCGCGCGGGAGTACCTCGTCGGCACGGACCCACGGAACATCGAGAAGCGGCTGGACGACCTCGCCTCGCTGAACTCCTACGGCCCCCGCCCCTGGCACTTCGAAATCGCCTTCTGGGACATCAAGGGCAAGGAGGTCGGCAAGCCCGTCTACGAACTGCTCGGCGGTGACGACGAGCCGATTCCGGCCTACGCGTCCAGCGGCGAACTCCGGCCAGCGGACGAGCGACTGGCGTGGGTCGACGAGCGCGTCGATGAGGGGTTCGAGGCGGTCAAACTCCGCTTTCACTCCGACGACATGGCCGACGACCTCGCCGTCGCGCGCGCGGTCAGAGACGCGTACCCCGACCTGACGATCATGGTCGACCTGAACATGGGCTGGAGCGTCTCCCACCCCGGCGGCGGCACGTGGACGTTCGACGACGCGCTGTCGGTCGCGCGGGAACTGGAGGACATCGGCAACGTCGGCTGGCTGGAGGAGCCGTTCGACCAGCTGAACTACGACGCCCTCGCCCGGCTTCGGGAAGCGACAGACGTGCCCATCGCGGGCGGGGAGTTCAACAACGGCGTCCACCACTTCCGCGAGTTCGTCGACCGCGAGGCGCTGGACGTACTCCAGCCGGACGTGATGCTCAGCGCCGGCATCTCGAAGACCAAACTCATCGCCGGTCTGGCCGATGTGCACGGGCTGCAGTTCGCCCCGCACACCTGGAACGACGGCATCGGCTTCGCCGCGAACGTCCAGGTGCTCGCCTGCACGAACCCGAGCTGGTGCGAGTACCCCATCGAGCCGCCGGGGTGGTCCATCGAGACGCGGGACTTCCTGCTGGAGGAGCCGCTTCTCGCAGAAGACGGCGCGGTGTCACCGCCCGATGGCCCGGGACTGGGCATCGAACTGGACTGGGACCTCGTCCACGAACTCGCCGGGAACTGACGCGTCCTCCGGGGGCGGTTCCGCTCGACAGCGAGCGTCAGAACGAGGTGACGACTTCCATACCGAGCGTGTCGTAGTCGTCCATCGACGCCAGCCGGTCGGAGACGTCCCCGAGGCCGACTTCGCTGGTGACGAGGTCCGCCGGCGTGAGTTTGCCGCCGGCAATCATCCGGAACAGTTCGGGGTAGCGACTCGGCGGCATCCCCTTGACGCCGACGAACTCCAGTTCCGCGCCGACCATCTCGTCGACCGGGAGCGCGATTTCGCCGGCCTCGTCGTCGGTCGTCATCCCGACCTGGACGTGCTGGCCCTTGGCTGCGAGGCAGTCGATGGAGTTGCGGCAGGTTTCGGCGATGCCGAGCGCGTCGACGGAGACGTCCGCGCCGCCGTCGGTGACGTCGGCCACGGCCTTCGGGACGTCCGTCTCCCCGGCTACGACCGTCTCGGTGGCCCCGACCTGTTCGGCGAGAGCGAGCGCGTCCTCGTCCAGGTCGACGGCGACGACGTTCGCGCCGAGGGCGGCCCCGATGTTGACCGCCGAGAGGCCGATGCCGCCACAGCCGTGGACGGCCAGCCAGTCGCCCGCGTGGACGTCGGCCTTGTGCGCGAGGCCGTGAAACGCCGTCGCGAAGCGACAGCCGAGGCCGGCCATCTCCACGGCGGTCATGCCGTCGGGCAGGTGGACGGCGTTGAAGTCGGCCCTGGGGATGGCGAACTCGGAGGCGAAGGCCCCGGGGAGTTCGTCGGTGAACCCGAGGCTGAGCCCGTCGGAACAGAGGTGGGAGTCGCCGGACCAGCAGTTGTGACAGCCGCCACAGGCGACGTTGAACGGGATGCCTACCTCGTCGCCGACGGCGAAGTTCTCCACCTCGTCGCCGACTGCCGTGACGGTGCCCGCGGGTTCGTGGCCGAGGATGTGACCGTCGGTCGGGACCGACGGCCAGTGACCTTTCCAGGCGTGCCAGTCGCTGCGGCAGATGCCGCAGGCGTCGGTCTCGACGACGATGCCGTCGGTCCCGGGCGCTACGCCGTCGACCTCTGTCACCGCGAGCGGTTCGTCGTACTCCGTGAGGACTGCTGCGCGTCGCATGTCTCCACGGAACGCGCGGTCGGGTTTTAAACTTTCCCGGGACATCTGTGTGCCGGCAATTCTTTCGCCGCGCTCACTCCTACCCACGAGGGAACTATCCGACCTCAGCGGGCCGCGATTGCCCCGTTTCAGCGGGCCTGTCGGCGAATCTTCACGTCGCTCGCTGACTGTCCTGATTTTGTATGATATTTAATAACATGGCTATATCCACCAAAGATTTTATTACATACGATTCCATGGTTGGTTATCGTATGCCACCGGTAGACACTGACACGACGGTAACGACAGACAGGCGGTCGATTCTCCGACTCGGTGCCACGCTGGGGACGCTCGGAATCACTGGACTGGCCGGCTGTTCGAGCGGGGACGGCGGCGACGGCTCCGATGGGGGGGACACCATCCAGTCCGACGACGACTCGACGGGGACCGCGGAGTCGCTCCCGCAGGGCGGGACGTTCACCATCGGTGCCCAGCAGGGGGTCCAGACGATGTCGCCGTTCCGTGGGT contains:
- the aldA gene encoding aldehyde dehydrogenase, with translation MVETPETNHYIDGAWRAGSPEIDVLNPATEDVVATIPDADEDVVAEALAAAQAAQDEWGATPGVERAEVIRDIGSVIEDHVGDIGDVLMAEQGKPKSAADGEVTGTLTLADYAAGWGRRIEGDIVPSDNREEQIQLQRHPMGVVAAIVPWNYPIAVLMRKILPALIAGNAVVVKPSSTTPLSAIRVFELLDEELDLPDGLLNLVLGGSDVGDALVTSRDTDMVTMTGSTRVGKVIMEAAAENLTPVSLELGGKAPAIVAADADLDAAVEDILTARITNAGQVCTCAERVFVHEDVAEEFTEKYVAATEALDLGAPESDPDMGPQVTRGELDWTHSSVESAVDSGATLLAGGEPPSGSDFETGFWYAPTVLGDVDPSMDVVEEEVFGPVTPIVTVDSVEQAVEYANRSRYGLSSYVFTEDYRTAMKTVQDLDYGETYVNRTLGEAWQGHHIGWNESGMGGDDGKYGVLKYTQIKSVYYDYS
- a CDS encoding mandelate racemase/muconate lactonizing enzyme family protein, producing MEHSTDMEITGINSYHIDYEMAAPFEPSWYPGFEQHVHKVQLYEVETDAGISGITSVTGDASRVDSLDLAREYLVGTDPRNIEKRLDDLASLNSYGPRPWHFEIAFWDIKGKEVGKPVYELLGGDDEPIPAYASSGELRPADERLAWVDERVDEGFEAVKLRFHSDDMADDLAVARAVRDAYPDLTIMVDLNMGWSVSHPGGGTWTFDDALSVARELEDIGNVGWLEEPFDQLNYDALARLREATDVPIAGGEFNNGVHHFREFVDREALDVLQPDVMLSAGISKTKLIAGLADVHGLQFAPHTWNDGIGFAANVQVLACTNPSWCEYPIEPPGWSIETRDFLLEEPLLAEDGAVSPPDGPGLGIELDWDLVHELAGN
- a CDS encoding alcohol dehydrogenase catalytic domain-containing protein, yielding MRRAAVLTEYDEPLAVTEVDGVAPGTDGIVVETDACGICRSDWHAWKGHWPSVPTDGHILGHEPAGTVTAVGDEVENFAVGDEVGIPFNVACGGCHNCWSGDSHLCSDGLSLGFTDELPGAFASEFAIPRADFNAVHLPDGMTAVEMAGLGCRFATAFHGLAHKADVHAGDWLAVHGCGGIGLSAVNIGAALGANVVAVDLDEDALALAEQVGATETVVAGETDVPKAVADVTDGGADVSVDALGIAETCRNSIDCLAAKGQHVQVGMTTDDEAGEIALPVDEMVGAELEFVGVKGMPPSRYPELFRMIAGGKLTPADLVTSEVGLGDVSDRLASMDDYDTLGMEVVTSF